A single window of Thiomicrorhabdus immobilis DNA harbors:
- a CDS encoding sensor histidine kinase translates to MNELTSNNLVNAVWLGFILIGISLFFTAYYFRRQSKRLNSALSRLYELNQNCNQDALDFFDQAWKVLQSVGCERLQANIEWFGERKSVVQGAAVKARLVSKSYLVSREDMRFEMIVYMKRGASQHESVSSLVIKTFLNVLDQDLVLKQAEILTSQKRLERYQLFVQHEIKNIAQFIQLLSEQVKTVDSDENKVKLVNRLYGTLPIMAKRARKTVEHMQQPLSEFYEGHVETIKDLLVDVAQMYGLEVEIKGNVSTNLPKQVLVEVFKNILGNFRDHPSSNKPIQISISQETLTESIKINILSEKVTDDVLMPERMFEPFWTTSESGMGLGLFLSRELLKQVDGKIHFYQNDGTEFGFLIELPGLVTLNDKI, encoded by the coding sequence GTGAATGAACTAACCTCTAATAACCTGGTAAATGCCGTTTGGCTTGGTTTTATCCTGATTGGTATTTCACTGTTTTTTACCGCATATTACTTTCGTCGCCAATCCAAGCGATTGAATAGCGCTTTATCCAGACTATATGAATTAAATCAAAATTGTAATCAAGATGCCCTAGACTTTTTTGACCAGGCCTGGAAGGTTTTGCAATCGGTCGGTTGTGAACGGCTTCAAGCAAATATCGAATGGTTTGGTGAACGAAAGAGTGTGGTTCAAGGAGCGGCGGTTAAAGCCAGGCTTGTTAGCAAAAGTTATCTTGTGTCACGAGAAGATATGCGATTTGAAATGATTGTTTATATGAAGAGAGGAGCAAGTCAGCACGAAAGTGTATCAAGCTTGGTGATCAAGACGTTTCTAAATGTTCTTGACCAAGATTTGGTGCTCAAACAAGCTGAGATTTTGACCTCTCAAAAGAGGTTGGAACGTTATCAACTGTTTGTTCAGCATGAAATCAAGAATATCGCCCAATTCATTCAGCTACTATCTGAGCAAGTCAAGACGGTTGACAGCGATGAAAACAAGGTGAAATTAGTTAACCGTTTATATGGCACATTGCCTATTATGGCAAAAAGAGCGCGTAAAACGGTTGAGCATATGCAGCAGCCTCTGTCAGAGTTCTATGAAGGTCATGTAGAAACCATAAAAGACCTGCTGGTTGATGTCGCACAAATGTATGGTTTAGAGGTTGAGATAAAAGGCAATGTGTCAACCAATTTGCCAAAGCAGGTTTTGGTAGAAGTATTTAAAAACATTCTCGGTAATTTCAGAGACCATCCATCATCAAATAAACCAATTCAAATATCTATATCACAAGAGACGTTGACAGAATCCATCAAAATAAACATTTTGAGTGAAAAGGTCACTGATGATGTATTAATGCCAGAAAGAATGTTTGAACCCTTTTGGACAACCAGTGAAAGCGGTATGGGATTAGGGTTGTTTTTATCCAGAGAGTTATTAAAACAAGTGGACGGAAAAATACATTTTTATCAAAATGATGGTACAGAGTTTGGTTTTCTTATCGAATTACCAGGCCTGGTTACTCTAAACGACAAAATCTAA
- the lnt gene encoding apolipoprotein N-acyltransferase, with translation MKSVALFLKNVFVPQKSHLFALLLGVISVFAFAPFDLSPIMLASVAGLFLLWLDAETRFEAAKIGLWFGLGQFGLGVSWLFSSMYFYSGVMLPVAVVLTFCFVLFLALSVALGGWIAQYFKNPNRPGLVLILLFPAVWVLIELVRSTIFGGFPFLLSGTTHLGTWLDGYAPVLGVWGVSWALAISAGLLLWLFKQKSWVTASVSLCLIWSVGGLLQNVQWVKPLGKPLEVALIQGNIAQEKKWLPNEFYPTLKTYIGLTKLNMDADVVVWPETAVPAYYDVVEQGALKSFIKDAKLLKTDILVGVIAGGKDSDNYYNALINVHRPEERYYKHHLVPFSEYFPFTSAFEFVSGLFDIPFATFTHGEKDQKPLMLGGQPAGLSICYEMAFGDELANQLPEAKYLITVSNDAWFANTFEPAQQLQEVRMRALELGREIARSTNTGYTAIVDIKGNIRQQIPAYETGVLRGKVQPYDGLTFYAEWKTMPVLFLLFTYFGFLLAKRYLQRGRFN, from the coding sequence TTGAAGTCAGTCGCCCTATTCTTGAAAAACGTTTTTGTCCCTCAAAAATCACACCTATTCGCTTTGCTTCTAGGTGTGATCAGTGTCTTTGCTTTTGCTCCGTTTGATCTTTCACCTATTATGCTGGCTTCTGTTGCGGGCTTGTTTCTACTTTGGCTTGACGCAGAAACACGGTTTGAAGCCGCTAAGATCGGTTTATGGTTCGGTTTAGGTCAATTTGGCTTAGGGGTGAGTTGGCTTTTTTCAAGCATGTATTTCTATTCGGGAGTCATGCTTCCGGTAGCGGTTGTTCTGACCTTCTGTTTTGTGCTTTTTCTGGCTTTATCGGTTGCTCTTGGTGGTTGGATTGCCCAGTATTTTAAAAATCCAAACCGACCAGGCCTGGTCTTGATCTTATTGTTTCCAGCAGTATGGGTTTTAATTGAACTGGTTCGCTCAACCATCTTTGGCGGTTTTCCATTTTTATTGAGTGGCACTACCCACTTAGGAACCTGGTTGGATGGTTATGCCCCTGTTTTAGGTGTCTGGGGAGTTTCTTGGGCGTTAGCGATTTCAGCAGGCCTGCTGTTATGGTTGTTTAAACAAAAAAGTTGGGTAACGGCAAGCGTTTCCTTGTGTTTGATTTGGTCGGTTGGTGGCCTATTGCAGAATGTGCAATGGGTTAAACCTCTTGGCAAACCGCTTGAGGTTGCATTGATTCAGGGCAATATCGCCCAGGAGAAAAAGTGGTTGCCGAATGAGTTTTATCCTACTTTAAAAACTTATATAGGTTTGACCAAGTTGAATATGGACGCCGATGTGGTGGTTTGGCCAGAAACCGCGGTGCCCGCGTATTATGACGTGGTGGAACAGGGGGCTTTAAAAAGTTTTATTAAAGACGCGAAGTTATTGAAAACCGATATTTTGGTGGGTGTGATTGCGGGGGGTAAAGATTCAGATAATTATTACAACGCCTTAATCAATGTTCATCGTCCGGAAGAGCGTTATTACAAGCACCATTTAGTGCCGTTTAGTGAGTATTTTCCTTTTACCAGTGCGTTTGAGTTTGTCAGCGGACTGTTTGACATTCCATTCGCGACCTTTACACATGGCGAAAAAGACCAAAAGCCATTGATGTTGGGTGGCCAGCCAGCGGGCTTAAGCATCTGTTATGAGATGGCATTTGGTGATGAATTGGCCAATCAATTGCCTGAGGCTAAGTATTTGATTACCGTAAGTAATGATGCTTGGTTTGCCAATACGTTTGAGCCCGCCCAGCAGTTACAAGAAGTACGGATGCGAGCCTTGGAATTAGGTCGTGAAATTGCCAGAAGTACCAATACCGGCTATACCGCGATTGTCGATATCAAAGGCAATATCAGGCAGCAGATACCCGCTTATGAAACAGGGGTGTTACGCGGTAAAGTCCAACCTTATGATGGGTTGACTTTTTACGCTGAATGGAAAACCATGCCGGTTCTGTTTTTGTTGTTTACCTATTTCGGTTTTCTATTGGCAAAACGCTATTTACAGCGTGGCAGATTTAACTGA
- a CDS encoding type II secretion system protein, producing MNVLNTKYRGFTLVEMAVVLVIVGLLIGAGFTTLGAYLDNAKQAHTMGSLKVTKQALLNYVKVNKHMPCPDTDGDGHEDRVGALGTECSSDVGTIPYDDIGIGRAIASDDYSNLFGYGIHKEAATSAVMGLDVDVAADAAVLLGKAGSYFYSKGAPAFDLDTPPTVAIPGSLVNSYQVCKRYAANDCSGANDVEVEFIPAVIVAFNENGDGTSLSACGAGTTETRETQNCNADMTLVRGVFNEGVYDDQIVTISAYEIKEQALGDFKDPPSASTENPDDSEYAGYDVIIRGDMDSSNDLNVADGVDNAFYIDHGDATDADGNYLEEGDLNANVVFKDGNDTFHIEGDIEAGGNVKMGAGDDTVYVGQDIQDGAVVNLGDSSIVIIAGVEVVIETTDTTDGKDTLVVDGNVDDGAKIYGNDGNDVITLNGAINGLVDMGKDNDLLIINKTAATNTVVIGSTADIDGGNGADVLYVEMTGAEWDAAWSGLSSSISNFEYLSLEGESDLRVYDSSSGGFVAP from the coding sequence ATGAATGTTCTAAATACAAAATATAGAGGCTTTACTTTGGTTGAGATGGCCGTTGTTTTGGTGATAGTCGGGCTTTTGATTGGCGCCGGTTTTACCACATTAGGAGCCTACCTGGATAACGCAAAGCAGGCGCATACCATGGGAAGTTTAAAGGTAACTAAGCAAGCTTTACTTAATTATGTAAAAGTGAATAAGCATATGCCGTGTCCAGATACGGATGGTGACGGTCATGAAGACAGGGTTGGCGCTTTGGGGACAGAGTGTAGTAGTGATGTCGGTACCATTCCCTATGATGATATCGGTATTGGCAGAGCGATAGCATCGGATGATTATAGCAACTTATTTGGTTATGGTATTCATAAAGAAGCCGCTACCAGTGCGGTAATGGGATTGGATGTGGATGTTGCCGCGGATGCGGCAGTCTTGTTGGGTAAGGCGGGAAGCTACTTTTATAGTAAAGGTGCACCTGCTTTCGATTTAGATACACCTCCAACCGTAGCAATCCCCGGTTCTTTAGTGAATAGTTACCAAGTCTGTAAACGTTATGCAGCTAACGATTGTAGTGGTGCAAATGATGTTGAGGTTGAATTTATTCCTGCGGTCATCGTAGCCTTTAACGAGAATGGTGATGGAACTAGTTTGTCTGCATGTGGAGCGGGTACGACAGAAACAAGAGAGACTCAGAACTGTAATGCCGATATGACGCTGGTACGAGGGGTTTTCAATGAAGGTGTTTATGACGACCAAATCGTCACTATTTCTGCCTATGAAATCAAAGAGCAGGCTTTGGGAGATTTTAAAGATCCTCCATCAGCTTCAACAGAGAATCCTGATGACAGTGAATATGCCGGTTATGACGTAATCATTCGAGGGGATATGGACAGTTCCAATGACTTGAACGTGGCGGATGGGGTTGATAATGCCTTTTATATCGACCATGGTGATGCAACCGATGCCGATGGAAATTATCTGGAAGAGGGTGATTTGAATGCCAATGTTGTTTTTAAGGATGGTAATGATACTTTCCATATCGAAGGTGATATTGAAGCCGGTGGTAATGTGAAAATGGGTGCTGGTGATGATACGGTCTATGTTGGACAAGATATTCAAGATGGGGCGGTCGTTAATTTGGGTGACAGCTCCATTGTTATTATTGCCGGTGTTGAAGTGGTTATTGAGACCACTGATACCACCGATGGTAAAGATACCCTTGTCGTAGATGGTAATGTCGATGATGGGGCTAAAATCTATGGTAATGATGGTAATGATGTTATCACTCTAAATGGCGCGATTAACGGATTGGTCGATATGGGTAAGGATAACGACTTATTGATAATCAACAAAACAGCGGCTACCAATACCGTGGTTATCGGTTCAACAGCCGATATTGATGGCGGCAATGGTGCGGATGTACTGTATGTCGAAATGACGGGTGCTGAATGGGATGCGGCTTGGAGTGGTTTAAGTAGTTCTATCTCTAACTTTGAGTATTTAAGTTTGGAGGGGGAGAGCGACTTGAGAGTTTATGATAGCTCATCAGGTGGTTTTGTTGCCCCATAA
- a CDS encoding prepilin-type N-terminal cleavage/methylation domain-containing protein, which produces MNIKSNQQFNFNRNHQGFSLLEVTIGLVILGLLLTLFTGIFQLLSETEKEKFERVGIYKVQKALNTFLAVNMFLPCPDTDNDGSENRDADASCTDREGYLPYKDLGINGVDAWGNPYYYRVNQQAENVTYITDVCSSASVMGNGGVKSGADGAGDLRLCPDSNIYYCGGTGSCNSVCSPASCIELDPRTNDQLPPYFHLATPPYGSLAGSYNLQIYPQSDTAYDGSDGDPFGGPLGNGTVAVALSWGANGDQTYRYNDAVNSCVVGTAAELENCDDDRVFVDIKTGEGRDFITWVTVNQAKMALIYNGEFR; this is translated from the coding sequence ATGAATATTAAATCAAACCAACAGTTTAATTTTAATCGTAATCATCAAGGGTTTTCTCTGTTGGAGGTGACTATAGGCCTGGTGATATTGGGTTTATTATTGACTCTGTTCACGGGTATATTCCAGTTATTATCTGAAACTGAAAAAGAAAAATTTGAACGTGTTGGAATTTATAAAGTCCAGAAAGCACTCAATACTTTTTTGGCTGTGAATATGTTTTTACCTTGTCCTGACACGGATAATGATGGTAGTGAAAACCGGGATGCAGATGCCAGCTGCACCGACAGGGAGGGGTATTTACCCTATAAGGATTTGGGAATTAATGGTGTCGATGCTTGGGGGAATCCTTACTATTACAGGGTGAACCAGCAGGCTGAAAATGTAACTTATATAACTGATGTCTGTTCTTCAGCCAGTGTTATGGGGAATGGTGGTGTCAAGTCGGGTGCAGATGGTGCAGGTGATTTAAGATTATGTCCAGACTCCAATATTTATTATTGTGGCGGCACAGGTTCTTGTAATTCTGTTTGTTCTCCAGCTAGTTGTATCGAACTTGATCCTAGAACAAATGATCAGCTTCCGCCTTATTTTCATTTGGCGACGCCACCATATGGCTCTTTGGCAGGGTCTTATAATTTGCAGATTTATCCGCAGTCGGATACAGCCTATGATGGTTCTGATGGTGATCCATTTGGCGGTCCTTTAGGTAATGGTACGGTGGCGGTGGCCCTTTCTTGGGGGGCTAACGGTGATCAAACTTATCGTTATAACGATGCGGTTAATAGTTGTGTTGTCGGTACGGCCGCCGAGCTTGAAAACTGTGATGATGACCGGGTGTTTGTAGATATCAAAACCGGTGAGGGTCGTGATTTTATAACCTGGGTTACGGTCAACCAAGCCAAAATGGCACTTATTTATAATGGAGAGTTTCGATGA
- the ybeY gene encoding rRNA maturation RNase YbeY, with protein MIDIDLQWGIDEQAIPTLEQCQKWVHASVLEPRSFEPVEMTIRIVDKEESQQLNSDYRGKDKPTNVLSFEFEQPPGLVDIGEELPYLGDLVICAEVVAEEAEAQNKPLEAHWAHMIVHGTLHLQGYDHIDEYDAEEMEGIEIEIMKNLGYENPYLEQD; from the coding sequence ATGATTGATATAGATTTGCAATGGGGTATAGATGAGCAAGCTATTCCTACCTTGGAGCAGTGCCAAAAATGGGTGCATGCCAGTGTGTTGGAACCTCGTAGTTTTGAACCGGTTGAAATGACGATCCGTATTGTTGATAAGGAAGAAAGCCAGCAATTAAACTCGGATTATCGTGGTAAGGATAAGCCCACCAATGTCTTGTCGTTTGAATTTGAACAACCACCAGGCCTGGTAGATATCGGTGAAGAGTTGCCTTATTTGGGTGATTTGGTGATTTGTGCAGAGGTGGTCGCTGAGGAAGCCGAGGCGCAAAATAAACCATTAGAAGCACATTGGGCACACATGATTGTCCATGGTACCTTGCATTTACAAGGCTATGACCATATAGATGAGTACGATGCCGAAGAGATGGAAGGCATTGAAATCGAGATTATGAAAAATCTAGGGTATGAAAATCCTTATTTAGAACAAGATTGA
- a CDS encoding prepilin-type N-terminal cleavage/methylation domain-containing protein, translating into MEVKNLQNQKGFTLVEIAIVLVIIGLLLGGVLKGQEMINAAKIKSDTDTLVAIQASTYAYRDRMGYYPGTARSAAPNTLTANKLTIENGAGTATPWVTSGTAGLSAIQGTDLPGDFFVDLGLQGFLKDPNITPEVDDAATISVGIANPGATGTVTVEANKNYVCMNYTAGVDNAEELLRGMDIKLDDGNPVEGKFRYDAGTGAGAAASGCLEF; encoded by the coding sequence ATGGAAGTTAAAAACTTACAAAATCAAAAAGGTTTCACATTAGTTGAAATCGCAATTGTATTGGTTATTATCGGTTTGCTTTTAGGTGGTGTGCTTAAGGGGCAGGAGATGATTAATGCAGCAAAGATTAAATCTGATACTGACACGCTAGTAGCAATTCAGGCTAGTACATATGCATATCGTGATCGTATGGGGTATTATCCTGGAACTGCAAGATCTGCGGCTCCAAATACATTAACAGCAAATAAGCTAACAATTGAAAATGGTGCAGGTACTGCTACTCCTTGGGTAACGAGTGGTACAGCGGGACTAAGTGCAATTCAAGGTACTGATTTACCAGGAGATTTCTTTGTTGATTTAGGTTTGCAAGGATTCTTAAAAGATCCAAATATCACTCCAGAAGTTGATGATGCTGCAACCATTTCTGTTGGTATTGCAAACCCAGGTGCTACTGGAACTGTAACAGTAGAGGCAAATAAAAATTATGTTTGCATGAATTATACTGCTGGGGTAGATAATGCTGAAGAGCTTCTTCGTGGTATGGATATCAAATTGGATGATGGAAATCCTGTTGAAGGTAAGTTTAGATATGATGCTGGTACTGGTGCTGGTGCTGCAGCTTCTGGTTGCCTAGAGTTTTAA
- the miaB gene encoding tRNA (N6-isopentenyl adenosine(37)-C2)-methylthiotransferase MiaB, with amino-acid sequence MSQTTPFTGGLYVITYGCQMNEYDSDKMASLLEKTYGLKLVTEPEDADVVLMNTCSVREKAQEKVFSELGRWSKWKAKKPNRVIGVGGCVASQEGKVIRQRAPSVDVIFGPQTLHRLPAMIDEALRMRGDDSIKKKKAVIDISFPEIEKFDNLPEPEVNGVSAMVSIMEGCSKYCTFCVVPYTRGEEVSRPFEDVMHEIRTLASQGVREVNLLGQNVNAYRGEMADGEIADLAILMHAVRTIDGIDRIRFTTSHPNEMTQSIIDCYAEIPELVSHLHLPIQSGSDKVLAMMKRNHMVLEYKSTIRKVRALRPNLSLSGDFIIGFPGETCDDFKETLALVEELNYDRSFSFIYSERPGTPAAGFPDDEPMEKKKRRLFVLQEQLNKQTQAISDGMIGTVQSVLVERLSRNSFTEVAGRTENNRVVNFEGSPELIGQFVDVEITEALTNSLRGVLVATPEADKHVAPQYHAL; translated from the coding sequence ATGTCTCAAACCACACCATTTACCGGCGGACTTTATGTGATTACTTATGGTTGTCAGATGAATGAGTATGATTCTGACAAGATGGCCAGCTTGCTGGAAAAAACCTATGGCTTAAAGTTGGTCACCGAACCAGAAGACGCCGATGTGGTTTTGATGAACACCTGTTCAGTGCGTGAAAAGGCTCAAGAGAAGGTGTTTTCTGAGCTGGGTCGTTGGTCTAAGTGGAAAGCCAAAAAACCGAATCGTGTGATTGGTGTGGGGGGGTGTGTCGCTTCTCAAGAAGGTAAGGTGATTCGTCAGCGTGCTCCGAGTGTTGATGTGATTTTTGGCCCGCAGACGTTACACCGCTTGCCAGCGATGATTGATGAAGCCTTGAGAATGCGTGGCGATGATTCGATTAAAAAGAAAAAAGCAGTCATTGACATCTCGTTCCCTGAAATCGAGAAGTTTGATAACCTGCCTGAACCCGAAGTGAATGGTGTGTCGGCGATGGTGTCGATTATGGAAGGCTGTTCAAAATACTGTACTTTCTGTGTGGTGCCTTATACCCGCGGTGAAGAGGTCAGTCGTCCGTTTGAAGATGTAATGCATGAAATTCGCACTTTGGCCTCACAGGGTGTTCGTGAAGTCAATCTTTTGGGGCAGAACGTCAATGCCTACCGTGGCGAAATGGCGGATGGTGAAATTGCCGATTTAGCCATTTTGATGCATGCGGTAAGAACGATTGACGGCATTGACCGTATTCGTTTCACTACCTCGCACCCTAATGAGATGACACAGAGCATTATCGATTGTTATGCGGAAATCCCTGAGTTGGTTTCGCATCTGCATTTACCTATCCAGTCGGGTTCCGATAAAGTCTTGGCGATGATGAAGCGCAACCATATGGTGTTGGAGTACAAATCAACCATTCGTAAAGTGCGTGCATTGCGTCCTAACTTGAGTTTGTCGGGTGATTTTATCATTGGTTTCCCGGGTGAAACTTGTGATGATTTCAAAGAAACCTTGGCGTTGGTTGAGGAACTGAATTACGACCGTTCATTTAGCTTTATCTACAGCGAACGTCCAGGAACTCCAGCGGCAGGTTTCCCTGATGATGAGCCGATGGAAAAGAAGAAACGTCGTTTGTTTGTGTTACAAGAGCAGTTAAATAAGCAAACCCAAGCGATTAGCGATGGCATGATCGGCACGGTACAGAGTGTATTGGTAGAACGTTTGTCACGTAATTCTTTTACCGAGGTGGCCGGCCGTACTGAAAATAACCGTGTGGTTAACTTTGAAGGTTCACCAGAGTTGATCGGTCAATTTGTGGATGTAGAAATCACCGAGGCGTTAACCAATTCCTTACGTGGTGTGTTGGTGGCAACACCCGAAGCTGACAAACACGTTGCGCCACAGTATCACGCTTTATAA
- a CDS encoding response regulator — protein sequence MPHKMMEEILLIDDDPALRGMLGFSLEAAGYDVLEAGSRIEAIELLGKQTLPVAILDMGMPPHEHTPAEGIAVLEWIQLHQPQIKVIVLTGQNPESTAYLALKYGAFDFLEKPVANDSLIQSVKRAMMFYLQEEKLKQQEGLQKMQIDAPLGGGVKQIRNQAEEKLVRQVLLETDFNVHESARRLGLKRENVYYLIKKYNLQRDE from the coding sequence TTGCCCCATAAAATGATGGAAGAAATCTTATTAATCGATGACGACCCAGCATTGCGTGGCATGCTGGGTTTTTCTTTAGAAGCAGCTGGTTATGACGTCTTGGAAGCGGGTTCACGTATAGAGGCGATTGAATTGTTGGGTAAACAAACCTTGCCGGTCGCTATACTCGATATGGGCATGCCACCGCATGAGCATACTCCAGCTGAAGGTATTGCCGTACTTGAGTGGATTCAGCTTCATCAGCCACAAATTAAAGTGATTGTGCTTACCGGGCAAAATCCAGAATCTACCGCGTATTTGGCGCTAAAGTACGGTGCATTTGATTTTTTAGAAAAACCCGTTGCCAACGACTCTTTAATTCAATCGGTTAAAAGAGCCATGATGTTTTACCTTCAGGAAGAAAAGCTTAAACAGCAAGAAGGTTTGCAAAAGATGCAAATCGATGCCCCTTTAGGTGGTGGAGTCAAACAAATCCGTAATCAGGCTGAAGAAAAATTGGTTAGACAAGTGTTGCTGGAAACCGACTTCAATGTGCATGAATCGGCTCGTCGATTAGGTCTTAAGCGCGAGAATGTCTATTATCTGATTAAAAAATATAATTTACAGCGAGATGAATGA
- a CDS encoding HlyC/CorC family transporter yields the protein MSDSSSGSSWLERLGSLFSDEPESREELVTVLKEAQSQGVIDADALLMIEGVLDVSESRVRDIMIPRLQIEIIDATEPLESILETMLESSHSRYPVMQDKEIVGILLAKDVLRAVVKGELNSKEDLQKIYRDPIFIPESKRLNVLLREFKASRNHLALVVDEYAELAGLVTIEDVLEQIVGDIEDEHDIDEDANIQKRAAGAFSVQALTTLEEFNSFFNVEIETENTETIGGFIGSELGHVPVVGEVLETHGLCVRVLKATERRAEVFEVKPIEESMIEITEEQSQEMLEQQTQNS from the coding sequence ATGAGTGACAGTAGTAGCGGCTCTTCGTGGTTAGAGCGTCTTGGAAGTTTATTTTCAGATGAACCGGAGAGTCGAGAAGAACTAGTAACCGTTTTAAAAGAAGCGCAATCGCAAGGTGTGATTGATGCCGATGCATTATTGATGATTGAAGGGGTTTTGGATGTGTCTGAATCCCGGGTGCGCGACATTATGATTCCGCGTTTACAGATTGAGATTATTGATGCTACCGAACCTTTAGAATCCATTTTAGAGACCATGTTGGAGAGCTCGCACTCTCGTTACCCAGTTATGCAAGATAAAGAGATCGTGGGTATTTTATTAGCCAAAGACGTGTTACGTGCGGTGGTTAAGGGTGAATTAAATAGCAAAGAAGATTTGCAAAAAATTTACCGTGATCCAATCTTTATCCCTGAAAGTAAACGTTTAAATGTTTTGCTACGAGAATTTAAAGCAAGCCGTAACCATTTGGCGTTGGTAGTGGATGAGTATGCGGAATTAGCAGGCCTGGTCACCATCGAAGATGTTTTGGAACAGATTGTTGGCGACATTGAAGATGAACATGATATTGACGAAGATGCCAATATTCAAAAGCGTGCGGCTGGTGCTTTTTCTGTACAAGCGTTAACCACCTTGGAAGAGTTCAATAGTTTCTTTAATGTAGAAATAGAGACTGAAAATACCGAAACCATTGGTGGGTTCATTGGCTCTGAACTGGGGCATGTGCCTGTTGTAGGTGAAGTTTTAGAAACTCATGGTTTATGTGTTCGAGTTTTGAAAGCAACTGAACGTCGTGCAGAAGTTTTTGAAGTTAAGCCGATTGAAGAATCGATGATTGAGATTACTGAAGAGCAATCTCAGGAAATGCTTGAACAACAAACTCAAAACAGTTAA
- a CDS encoding PhoH family protein: protein MPALHTIQFSLYPEDNERLQNLCGWRNEHFDQVELRLGVEINARGFQVSVTGLANRTVQAEQVIRDLYAETESETLTPAKVHLLLHEFGLDGERTLDAEQILIKTRRKTIKTRNPNQASYIEAIQSYDVNFGIGPAGTGKTYLAVACAVEALENEKVRRIILTRPAVEAGEKLGFLPGDLSQKVDPYLRPLFDALFEMMGFETVERLMEKNVIEVAPLAFMRGRTLNDSFIILDEAQNTTVEQMKMFLTRIGFGSTAVITGDITQCDLPKHQRSGLRHVIEVLEGVEGIGFTFYQAHDVVRHSLVKKIVKAYDKYDRKQEQLKDAQNSQ from the coding sequence TTGCCAGCTTTACATACTATTCAATTTTCGTTGTATCCTGAAGATAATGAGCGTTTGCAAAACCTATGTGGTTGGCGTAATGAACATTTTGACCAGGTTGAATTGCGTTTGGGCGTTGAAATTAATGCCCGTGGTTTTCAAGTTTCGGTCACGGGCTTGGCTAATCGCACGGTACAAGCCGAGCAGGTGATTCGGGATCTGTATGCAGAAACCGAAAGTGAAACCTTAACGCCAGCTAAAGTGCATTTGTTGTTACACGAGTTTGGCCTGGATGGCGAGCGGACTTTAGATGCTGAACAAATCTTGATAAAAACGCGTCGAAAGACCATTAAAACGCGTAACCCCAATCAAGCCAGTTACATTGAGGCCATCCAGTCTTACGATGTGAATTTCGGTATAGGGCCAGCGGGAACGGGCAAGACGTATTTGGCGGTTGCTTGTGCGGTTGAGGCATTGGAAAATGAAAAAGTTCGTCGTATCATTCTCACCAGGCCTGCTGTTGAAGCGGGAGAGAAATTAGGTTTTTTACCCGGTGATTTAAGCCAAAAGGTTGATCCTTACTTACGCCCTTTGTTTGATGCTTTGTTTGAGATGATGGGCTTTGAAACGGTTGAGCGCTTGATGGAGAAAAACGTCATTGAGGTTGCTCCATTGGCGTTTATGCGTGGCAGAACGTTAAACGACTCTTTTATCATTTTGGATGAAGCGCAAAACACCACGGTAGAGCAGATGAAAATGTTTTTGACGCGTATCGGTTTTGGTTCGACTGCGGTGATTACCGGTGACATTACACAATGTGACTTGCCCAAACATCAGCGTTCAGGCTTAAGGCATGTTATTGAAGTGTTGGAAGGTGTCGAAGGTATTGGTTTTACTTTTTATCAAGCGCATGATGTGGTTCGCCACTCCCTCGTGAAAAAAATCGTGAAAGCATACGATAAATATGATCGTAAGCAAGAACAGTTAAAAGACGCACAAAACTCCCAATAA